A single genomic interval of Spinacia oleracea cultivar Varoflay chromosome 6, BTI_SOV_V1, whole genome shotgun sequence harbors:
- the LOC110780077 gene encoding indole-3-acetic acid-amido synthetase GH3.3-like, with amino-acid sequence MGIHQENGDSNNALKFIEDVTSRCDEVQCQVLAEILSQNAEVEYLKRYGLPKGCVDREKFKSKVPVVMYEELKSDIQRIANGDFSPILCARPFTQLFSSSGTSGGEPNLIPATDQEIPRRHQQYKVLLPLLSQCFPGMESGKVLSFLFIRDETKTQGGLMAVGCLTSYNKSLYDLGNTPCDPYNNFTGPNPKEAILCLDNFQSIYTQLLCGFYQRHEVVRVDSHFASTLVVVIHFLRDHYSELCDDMSSGTLSSKISDMALRAHMAEHVVKQPEPELAKLVYNACKGENWEGILKKIWPNIKYLDIIITGSMAQYIPILNFYSGGVPIVSLKYTCSEGAFGINLNPLCDPYEVSYTLIPNMAYFEFLPLNTSSSDREQSSDQLVDLADVKVGHEYELVVTTYDGLYRLRVEDVLSPTGFYNSTPQFKFVRRNNVLLSVHAEKTTESELQNTMEKVYDVLQNFGTIRVVDYTSYADVKTIPGHYVIYCELSTTTSDATNKLGLDGVMEKCCLTIEDSMSYVYRYYRVHNPAIGPLEIRVVKKGTFDKMRDFAISRGASLGQYKVPRCVKFIPLLELLNSGVISTHFSPSLPHCSL; translated from the exons ATGGGCATTCATCAAGAAAATGGTGATAGTAATAATGCTTTGAAGTTTATTGAGGATGTTACGAGTAGATGTGACGAAGTGCAATGCCAAGTTTTGGCCGAGATCTTAAGTCAAAACGCAGAGGTGGAGTACCTAAAACGATATGGTTTACCAAAGGGGTGCGTCGATAGAGAGAAGTTCAAGTCTAAGGTGCCGGTAGTCATGTATGAAGAGTTGAAGTCAGATATTCAACGAATTGCTAATGGTGATTTCTCTCCTATTTTATGTGCTCGCCCTTTTACTCAACTATTTAGTAG CTCAGGAACTTCAGGAGGAGAGCCAAATCTAATACCAGCAACTGATCAGGAAATACCAAGGAGACACCAACAATACAAAGTTCTCCTGCCTCTTCTCAGCCA ATGTTTTCCAGGCATGGAGAGTGGAAAGGTATTGAGTTTCTTATTTATAAGAGATGAAACCAAGACACAAGGGGGACTTATGGCAGTAGGATGTTTAACTAGTTACAacaaaagtctttatgatcttGGAAACACACCTTGTGACCCTTACAACAACTTTACAGGCCCTAA ccCTAAGGAAGCCATACTTTGCCTAGACAacttccaatctatttatacaCAGCTCTTATGTGGATTCTACCAACGCCACGAGGTCGTTCGTGTTGACTCACACTTTGCTTCTACTTTAGTCGTGGTCATCCACTTCCTCCGCGACCACTACTCTGAGCTCTGTGACGATATGTCCTCCGGTACGTTGAGTTCGAAGATCTCGGACATGGCCCTACGTGCTCATATGGCCGAGCACGTCGTGAAACAGCCCGAACCCGAGTTGGCTAAGTTGGTTTACAATGCATGCAAAGGAGAGAATTGGGAGGGGATTTTGAAAAAGATTTGGCCTAATATTAAGTACTTGGATATTATTATTACAGGTTCTATGGCCCAATATATACCTATTTTGAACTTTTATAGTGGTGGTGTACCTATTGTGAGTCTTAAGTACACTTGTTCAGAAGGTGCATTTGGTATCAATTTGAACCCTTTGTGTGACCCTTATGAGGTCTCTTACACCTTGATTCCAAATATGGCCTATTTTGAGTTCCTCCCCCTCAACACCTCGTCGTCGGACCGTGAGCAGTCGTCCGATCAGCTCGTTGACTTGGCAGATGTCAAGGTTGGACACGAGTACGAGCTCGTGGTTACAACCTACGATGGTTTGTATAG gTTACGAGTTGAGGATGTTCTTAGCCCAACAGGATTCTACAACTCGACCCCACAATTCAAGTTCGTGAGGAGAAACAATGTGCTACTTAGCGTACATGCTGAAAAGACAACTGAGTCCGAGTTGCAAAATACAATGGAGAAAGTGTATGATGTGCTACAAAACTTTGGCACAATAAGAGTGGTGGACTACACTAGCTATGCCGATGTCAAGACGATTCCAGGTCACTATGTCATCTATTGTGAGCTATCTACTACTACCAGTGACGCGACAAATAAATTAGGGTTGGACGGCGTCATGGAGAAATGTTGCTTGACCATAGAGGACTCCATGAGTTACGTGTACCGTTATTACCGAGTTCATAATCCAGCCATTGGCCCGCTCGAGATTCGAGTGGTGAAGAAGGGGACCTTTGACAAGATGAGAGATTTTGCAATTTCAAGAGGGGCATCTTTAGGACAATATAAGGTGCCAAGGTGTGTGAAATTCATACCTTTGCTTGAGTTGCTTAACTCTGGAGTCATTTCAACCCATTTTAGCCCTTCCTTGCCTCATTGTAGTTTATGA